GGCTACCACGTAGAGAAGGCAAACCAGCAAAAGTTACGCTGACTAATGTATATTCTTCATCATTAGGAAATTGGAATTCTAGGGCTTCATTTTTGTTTAAAGGACCGAAACCACCTCTACCAACATTGCCTGAATTGAGAAGAAACGGAGGACGACCATCAACCCCTAAGCCATTACCGGTTCTATTTAAGTTGCCTGGAATTGCATCGGAAAGATCGTTAAACCCTGTGACGGTTATGTCAGAACCACTACCTTCACTGGGGCTGACATCTAAACTGGTGACTTCGAGATCGCCACCTAGACCACTAAAAGTATAAACGAATGTTGCTGCTTCAGCGGATGTGGAGCTGATAGCTAATGTACTTCCGATCGCTGTGATTGCTAGTTTGAGAAAATATTTCATAAGAGAGAGACCTGATAGTTAAGTAATGACTCGTGCATTTCCTCTAAGTTAAACTGATATTCTGTAACTATCAATCCTCAAACGTTGCTAACTTAAATTAACTACTTAATTTTTGTTAATTAATATCCTTGCATTTATGCTTATTATCCTTATATGTAATTTCTTAATCTTGTTAATGAGGTGCTAACGCCACGTCGTTTAAATAAGTTAAAAGATAAATAGCAACTAGATAAAGCTAGCTTAATTAGACGATTGTTTTTGACAACTAAATAAGATTATCTTAATTCTTGTTTATAAAGATTCCATATTTCTAACGTG
Above is a window of Gloeocapsa sp. PCC 73106 DNA encoding:
- a CDS encoding PEP-CTERM sorting domain-containing protein encodes the protein MKYFLKLAITAIGSTLAISSTSAEAATFVYTFSGLGGDLEVTSLDVSPSEGSGSDITVTGFNDLSDAIPGNLNRTGNGLGVDGRPPFLLNSGNVGRGGFGPLNKNEALEFQFPNDEEYTLVSVTFAGLPSLRGSRDVTLAVDGGAESSTQIPGILNSNTVNYGVSGNTFLFNPTDNGDNFRIASAVFDDDLTVPGEVIPEPLTILGTGLALISMPLMKKAHKKA